The genomic interval CAACGCGGGCTCGCCCGCGCCGTCGAGATCCAGAGCGGAAGGGGCGACGACCTCGGCGACGCCCACGACGTGCTCCTCCTCCACCGTGCGCCGCCCAGTCCGAAGCCCCTCGCTGGCGAGGCAAACCTCTCCGAGATGCTGGCTCCGCTCGAGGGCGGCCTCGAAGCGCCAAGGGAACCGCTGCTCCCAGTCGCTCAGCGCCCACGCCAGAGCTTCGGAGGCTTCGGCGTCCAGGCGGACCCCCACCTCGAAGCCGTCGTCGAGCCCGTGAGCCTGGAGGTTGGCCGTCATGACCAAGGCCTGGCCGTCCGCGACGATGGCTTTCGCGTGGAGCTTGTCGTGGGCCAGAACGGTAGCTCCGGCCGCCACCAGCCGTTGGACCGCCTCCGAGACGGCGGGGCGCGGCCGCGTCAGGACCGTGACCCGGACGCCGGCCTTCACGCGGGCTTCGAGCGCAAGGACGGCGTCGTGGTCGGCATCCAGTCCGTAGCTCGCGACCAACAGCTGGCGTCGGGCCGAGCGGATGAGCTCGAGTGCCGCGTTCCGAAGGCTCGCCTCACCGCGTGCAGTCGCCACCACGCGGCGAGCCTGCGGGCGTCGCGGCTCACCCGGCGGCGCACCGACCTTGGCGAGCCGCCCTTTCCCCGCGAGCTCTCGCTCGGCTTCCGTCCAGAACACCCAGGAGAACCATGCCGCGAGGTCCTCCGCGTCGTTCGGCGAGAGCTTGACGCCCAGCTCCACCGACTCTTGGAGCGCCTTGTTGAAGTTGGCAGTGCAGATCCACCCAGCCGGCCTCGACGCAGGGTCGGTCACGAGCAGCTTGGCATGGAAGTGCTCGGCAGAGCGCAGGAGGACATGGCCTGCGAGACGGTCGAGGAGCTGCTTGTGCTCTTCGACCATCCGAGCCTCGAAGCCGTCGTCCTCGCGCACCACGGTGGCCAGGCGCGTCTCCGACGCGGTGAGCACGTAGACGCGAACTCCGCGTTGGGCGGCCCGGATCATGGCGTTGGCCAGGATCTCGTCCGAGAGCAGAAACGACGCCACCAGGACGACCTCGGACGCTGCATCGATGGATCCGGCGAGCGCTCGTCGGAGCGTTTCGTCGGGGCCCACGCGGATGATGGACTCCCCGACCTGCTCCGTCCGGTCGGGCTCCGTGGGGCGGGTCCGAACCCAGACCGGAGGCAGGGGCTCGTCGACGGCGACTACGCGGGAGAGACGAATTGGGTCGATCATCGTTCAGCTCCAAAGTCCAAGGTCGGCGGGGGCCAGGATGAATCGTGCGGTTCGGTCCTGGGGTGCCGACCGCGCGCGCCGGAGCAGTTCGTTGGCGTCAGGGAGATTCGGCCGATGCAGTGGGAACTGCCCTCGGACCGCGTGCCGAGCTCGGTCGATGTCGGACGGCACGACATACGCCGAGATGCCGTCCCAGAGCAGCCACTCGGCCCATTGCTGAGCTGCAGCGTCGGACTCCGCGACCAGCGGGACACCCTCGAGCCGGGTGGTGTCGAACTGCCCGATCTCGCCCACAGAGACGGCTGGGACCTGCAGGTCAGTCATGAACGAACGTCGGACTGCGGTAGGCCATCGCTCCATGTTGGTGGGCAGGACCAGCGCGCCGGCTCGCTGCTGCCAGTCCATCAAGTGCTCCTGTCGGACACCTGCGGCGCTCGAGACCAGCGCAAACCAGACGTCGTCGTAGGAGAGGACCTCCAGCCCAGCCGGGATCGGCAGCGCCATGTCCACAGACTCCGCTCTGCCACCCTCCTCGGAGGGCAACCGGCCGCGGAGCCAGACTCTCGGCGCTTGTCCCGGTGTCCACTGCAGCGACACGACGAGCTCGCCACTCGGCCCCTCTTCTCCACGTTCGCCAAGGTCGCGAACCTCGAACCCGCTCCCGTCCGTGACAGATCGGAGGAGGATCCGCTCCATGTCGGTCAGGGCTCGAGGGGGGCGCCGGCCCGGCTCTGGCCGGTCGCCCCGCCCCCGCTTGTAGAGTCGATCCCGTTCCGCCTTCGCGTGGTCGGCGTCCAGGCGCCGCACATGAACGAGCGGCGACGAGACCAGGGCGTCCTCGACGAGGTAGAACCGCCACACGCCCTCTTCGGGCACAAGCACCGCACCGTGCTCGAGCATGGTGCGCCCGGAGTCAGAGAGCGTTGCGGGGCCTCGGTGGCCTTCCCGCTCGAGCAGCCCGAGCGCGAGCGCGCGCTCGAGGACGCGCCACCCGACCTGTTCAGGGAGATTGCCAAGCAGCTCGCGGGCGATGTCCCGGCCGCCGATGGGATGGCGCAGGTCGGCGGCGAGCCGAGCGACCGCGAGGAACTCGGGGCGATCGCGACCGACAGCGACGGTGGCCTCGGTCTTGAAGGTCCGGACACGGATGCTGCGCTGAAGATTGATCACGCCTCGACCTCCCAACCGATGTCGCCGTGGTAGAACTTGGAATCCGCGAGAGAGCGAAGCAGCGGCGATCGGCACCGATCGGATGCGAAGTACGACCGGTGCCCGACGAGCACGAGCTGGTAGCGGGCGCGGGTCAGCGCCACGTTCAGACGGTTCGGGCTGTTGAGGAACCCCACCGAACCGCTTTTCACGAACGACAAGAGAACGAGATCCGCCTCGTGGCCCTGGAAGCGGTCCACCGTGCACAGGGTGACAGTGACCGCCGGCGTGGCTGCGCCCTTGGGGAGCCGGAAGTTTCGGGTGTTTCCGAACTGGCCGCTCTCGCGCTTGAGATCGTCGCGCAGGAGCGCCTCCTGTCCCCGGTAGAAGGTCAGCACCGCGACTTCCCAGGGCTTCGGCGCTCCGTGC from Sandaracinaceae bacterium carries:
- a CDS encoding phosphatidylserine/phosphatidylglycerophosphate/cardiolipin synthase family protein is translated as MIDPIRLSRVVAVDEPLPPVWVRTRPTEPDRTEQVGESIIRVGPDETLRRALAGSIDAASEVVLVASFLLSDEILANAMIRAAQRGVRVYVLTASETRLATVVREDDGFEARMVEEHKQLLDRLAGHVLLRSAEHFHAKLLVTDPASRPAGWICTANFNKALQESVELGVKLSPNDAEDLAAWFSWVFWTEAERELAGKGRLAKVGAPPGEPRRPQARRVVATARGEASLRNAALELIRSARRQLLVASYGLDADHDAVLALEARVKAGVRVTVLTRPRPAVSEAVQRLVAAGATVLAHDKLHAKAIVADGQALVMTANLQAHGLDDGFEVGVRLDAEASEALAWALSDWEQRFPWRFEAALERSQHLGEVCLASEGLRTGRRTVEEEHVVGVAEVVAPSALDLDGAGEPALVPPREKERFYQRIRYEWEVVPPRLPKKATELRREVMRTKRGKDGKEKEVQVKEPYDPPVYSHGGRKLVLLASPDKLAAARQLAKELDAVVVLP